In Acaryochloris marina S15, a single genomic region encodes these proteins:
- the mnmH gene encoding tRNA 2-selenouridine(34) synthase MnmH, which translates to MPLTPNVTTDICPQLYSEVIDVRSPAEYAEDHLPGSINLPVLNDQERAEVGTIYKQVSAFVARKKGAALVSQNLSYHLSHHFAEQPKGYHPLIYCWRGGQRSHSMALVLTQVGWRTTLLNGGYKTYRTYVREQLEQVPYHFSYRVLCGLTGTAKTEILQRLAQAQVQVLDLEGLANHRGSLLGAAETSAQPSQKQFESDLLSALQTFDTAQPVWIEAESNKIGERFVPKALWDQMQAAPCVEVQVPMSSRVDWLVTHYEHFTHNSALLKNKLNLLQRSYSKAQLQHWHDLIDQQQWPAFVQSLLEEHYDPAYRRSMKRQYTNVQMQYELPDLAATSLQQLVHQLAATPQLACH; encoded by the coding sequence ATGCCTCTCACCCCCAACGTCACGACCGATATTTGTCCGCAACTGTATAGCGAAGTGATTGATGTGAGATCCCCCGCCGAATACGCGGAAGATCACCTCCCCGGTTCCATCAATTTGCCAGTTCTCAACGACCAGGAACGGGCTGAGGTGGGGACGATATACAAGCAAGTATCGGCGTTTGTTGCCCGCAAGAAAGGGGCGGCTCTTGTATCCCAAAATCTCTCGTATCACCTCAGTCACCACTTTGCGGAGCAGCCCAAGGGGTATCACCCGTTAATTTACTGCTGGCGTGGGGGGCAGCGATCCCACAGTATGGCCCTGGTACTCACTCAGGTGGGATGGCGTACAACCCTTTTGAACGGGGGGTATAAGACCTATCGCACCTATGTAAGGGAACAGCTCGAGCAGGTGCCGTATCACTTTTCGTATCGCGTATTGTGCGGACTAACAGGCACCGCCAAAACTGAGATTTTGCAGCGCTTAGCCCAAGCTCAGGTGCAGGTCTTGGATTTAGAAGGATTGGCTAACCATCGAGGCTCTCTGTTAGGGGCAGCAGAAACCTCTGCTCAGCCCTCCCAAAAGCAATTTGAATCGGATTTACTGTCGGCTCTACAAACCTTCGATACCGCTCAACCGGTTTGGATCGAGGCGGAAAGCAATAAAATCGGTGAACGCTTTGTCCCCAAGGCTCTTTGGGACCAAATGCAGGCCGCTCCTTGTGTCGAAGTCCAAGTCCCCATGAGCAGTCGAGTGGACTGGTTGGTCACCCATTACGAACATTTCACCCATAATTCCGCTTTATTGAAAAACAAGCTGAATTTACTCCAACGTAGTTATAGCAAAGCCCAGCTCCAACACTGGCATGACCTCATCGATCAGCAACAGTGGCCCGCGTTCGTCCAGTCTCTGTTGGAAGAGCATTATGACCCTGCCTATCGTCGATCCATGAAGCGCCAATATACCAACGTTCAGATGCAATACGAGCTGCCTGATTTAGCGGCGACTAGCTTGCAACAGTTGGTTCATCAACTCGCCGCAACACCACAGTTGGCCTGTCATTAG